A section of the Oncorhynchus gorbuscha isolate QuinsamMale2020 ecotype Even-year linkage group LG04, OgorEven_v1.0, whole genome shotgun sequence genome encodes:
- the LOC124033896 gene encoding 7-dehydrocholesterol reductase-like, with translation MSSAVAMEATRRRQRLSSNGGASETTEEPAGQWGRAWEVDWFSLSAVILLLCTAPFLVFFFVMVCDQYQCSVSQPLVELYSGEATLRSIWDKAPSFTWTAAQIYTVWVSFQVVLYMCVPDVTHKFLPGYAGGVQDGARTPAGLINKYEINGLQSWLITHALWYANAQYFHWFSPTIIFDNWIPLLWCTNILGYAVSTFAFVKAYLFPTNAEDCKFTGNVFYNYMMGIEFNPRIGKWFDFKLFFNGRPGIVAWTLINLSYAAKQQELYGYVTNSMILVNVLQAIYVLDFFWNEAWYLKTIDICHDHFGWYLGWGDCVWLPFLYTLQGLYLVYNPVELSTAHAAAVLLLGLVGYYVFRSTNHQKDLFRRTEGKCSVWGKKPTFIECAYRSGDGGLHHSKLMTSGFWGVARHLNYTGDLMGSLAYCAACGFGHIHPYFYIVYMTILLVHRCVRDEHRCSSKYGKDWKRYTDAVPYRLLPGIF, from the exons ATGTCTTCTGCAGTGGCCATGGAGGCCACCCGGAGGCGCCAGAGGCTCAGCTCTAACGGGGGGGCGTCTGAGACCACGGAGGAACCTGCAGGGCAGTGGGGAAGAGCATG GGAGGTGGACTGGTTCTCTCTGAGCGCTGTGATCCTGCTGCTGTGCACAGCTCCCTTCCTGGTATTCTTCTTCGTCATGGTGTGTGACCAGTACCAGTGCTCAGTCAGCCAGCCCCTGGTGGAGCTCTACAGCGGAGAGGCCACCCTTCGCTCCATCTGGGACAAGGCCCCCTCCTTCACCTGGACCGCTGCTCAGATCTACACCGTCTGGGTCTCCTTCCAG GTGGTGCTCTACATGTGTGTTCCTGATGTGACTCATAAGTTCCTGCCTGGCTACGCAGGTGGGGTTCAGGATGGAGCTCGCACCCCAGCAG GCCTCATAAACAAGTATGAGATCAACGGTTTACAGTCGTGGCTGATCACCCATGCCCTGTGGTATGCCAACGCGCAATACTTCCACTGGTTTTCCCCCACCATAATCTTCGACAACTGGATCCCACTGCTGTGGTGCACCAACATACTGGGCTATGCTGTGTCCACCTTTGCCTTTGTCAAGGCCTACCTCTTCCCCACCAATGCAGAGGACTG CAAATTCACAGGCAACGTCTTCTATAACTACATGATGGGCATTGAGTTCAATCCCCGCATCGGCAAATGGTTCGACTTCAAGCTCTTCTTCAATGGGAGACCTGGTATTGTTGCCTGGACTCTAATCAACCTCTCCTATGCAGCCAAACAGCAGGAGCTCTATGGCTATGTGACCAACTCTATGATCCTGGTTAATGTGCTGCAG GCAATCTATGTTCTCGACTTCTTCTGGAATGAGGCATGGTACCTGAAGACGATTGACATCTGCCATGACCACTTTGGCTGGTACCTGGGCTGGGGAGACTGTGTGTGGCTGCCCTTCCTCTACACGCTGCAG GGCCTGTACCTGGTGTATAACCCAGTCGAGCTCTCCACAGCCCATGCTGCTGCTGTCCTCCTCTTGGGGCTGGTGGGTTACTACGTCTTCCGCTCCACCAACCACCAGAAGGACCTGTTCCGCCGCACCGAGGGGAAGTGCTCCGTCTGGGGCAAGAAGCCCACCTTCATTGAGTGTGCCTACCGCTCGGGTGACGGCGGCCTGCACCACAGCAAGCTCATGACCTCCGGCTTCTGGGGCGTGGCACGCCACCTCAACTACACGGGCGACCTGATGGGCTCGCTGGCCTACTGTGCAGCCTGCGGCTTCGGCCACATTCACCCCTACTTCTACATCGTCTACATGACCATCCTGCTGGTGCACCGCTGTGTGAGAGACGAGCATCGCTGCAGCAGCAAGTACGGCAAAGACTGGAAGCGCTACACGGATGCAGTTCCCTATCGCCTGCTGCCTGGGATCTTCTAG